GCCGCCACAGCTGGAGGCCGGGACGTTCACCGTATGCTGCGCTTCTGCGCTATCCGATTTTCTGCGAACTGTGAAGATGCGCGGAAAAGGGCGCCGCGTCGGTCGCGGCAGATGCGATGCTACCAGGTCCGGTCGACATACCTGCGGTACTCAACAGCGCCGTTGCGCAACAGCACGCTAACCGCCTGCCGGTTGCCAgccgccgcggccaccagcagcggcgtgTCGTAATTGTCGTCCATCGCGTCAATGTCAGCGCCGTGCTTCAGGAGGCACTGTATAACTTCGATGTGGCCCCTGCAAAAGCGTAAATCGGTGCTAATCCTCCACTGCCGCGTACGGACACCGCTGCTACACAAAACAATGCCACATCCAATATGGTGGGCAGATCGCACTTACAAACAATGCAGTAAAAACACAAGATCAGACAGTTTTTGCAATACACGAACCAGTGGCATCGTGCGATGACGAATTGCAAACATGACCGTGCAACCTACCTGTCCGCGGCAATATGGAGCGCCGTGAGCCCCTCCGGACTGCGAATATTCACCAGATGGGGGTTAGCTGCAAGCTTTGTACGCGCGATTATGCCGCACTACCTttcagcagcaggtccacCATGCCGACGTGGTTATCCGCCACGAGCGCGAACAGGCCCTCGCTTTCGTCCGCATCCGACGCATTGTCCGGCTGCACTTTCGGCCGGCTGACGGCGTTGGACATAGTCGGGTGCATGGAATCGGTGTTGGTCGGGTAGCCGTAGAGGTTGCGGACCAAAGCGATGTACGCCGCCATTGCGTCAGCCTTGCTCATGCCCTTGCACTTCTGCCAAGACGCCCTGAGCGGTGTGAAGACTGCAGCTAAACGAAGGCACGTGCACGTGTTTTAATACGCATAGTTCGAACTGTGTTCGGCAAACTACACCTCGCATCTCACCGGGCATCAACCACTAAAACACAGACAAGAAGCATTCTAACACACCATTTGCGCCTGTCAGCTTCAGTGCTGTCCTCCAAGTCCTTGGGATTGAAATCGCCAACTACCGTTTGTTTGAAGAAGCCTGCGAAGGTGTCGGCGCGTGTCGCGACGTCGCCTACCGTAGAGCACCCAAAAGTTATCGTCGTCGAGCTGGCCTCCCGCGCGTTTGATCGCCACCAGCTGACAGCATTCTTTGAACTCTGCGATCTGCTCGCTGCGCTTAGAACGCCACCGGAACAGGCATCCTAGAACGCGGCCTAGTGCCCTCATCAGCGCCATTACGCAAACGCGGTCTCGGACACACCCCGGAGATAGGCGTAGTCCCGGAGAAATTTTCAAGACTCTGACTGTGTTTGTATTGTAATTTAAATTGAATGCGTTGCGTATGCGTCTGCAGATTCAGGACGCGCCGTGCACACCTTCCTCCACGAACCGGCGCCAGACTAGGCGGTCCCGCCTACCAAACGCGACAGAATCGTCTCCACAATGTGACGTTTACGCTGAATCACGTGACAATCGCCTGCATTAAACCAACCAGAACGGTGTAGTAGTAGGCATGGTGTAGTCCAGACAGCACCGCCAGGAGCGCCGCAGCGCGGAAATAGCTGTCCATGATGGTCATCCTGACATGCGGATCAGTTGTAGGAGACAGAAACTCACAGCACGTCGGCGTTCACCTTGACCTCCTGGACCTGCTCGCTTTCCAGGTCCAGCCCCGCGGAAGCCACCAGCATGTCGGCATATTCCTCATGCATGAACGCTAGACAGTAGAGCGGCCGTCTCATCACCTACAATATGTTTGACAATCGCGTGTAAAAGCTGTTACGCAAAAATATAGCGTCGCCTGGTCAAATA
This sequence is a window from Babesia bigemina genome assembly Bbig001, chromosome : I. Protein-coding genes within it:
- a CDS encoding ankyrin repeat containing protein, putative, producing the protein MALMRALGRVLGCLFRWRSKRSEQIAEFKECCQLVAIKRAGGQLDDDNFWVLYGFFKQTVVGDFNPKDLEDSTEADRRKWASWQKCKGMSKADAMAAYIALVRNLYGYPTNTDSMHPTMSNAVSRPKVQPDNASDADESEGLFALVADNHVGMVDLLLKANPHLVNIRSPEGLTALHIAADRGHIEVIQCLLKHGADIDAMDDNYDTPLLVAAAAGNRQAVSVLLRNGAVEYRRKSDSAEAQHTVNVPASSCGGGAAAVAP